Genomic segment of Dehalococcoidia bacterium:
AGAGCAGCAAACTCCCTTAAATACGCGCCGGGCCGCTCGTAGGCACAAAGCCCGACCCGCGCCCTGTTTTGTGAAATGGGAACCAGCCAAGCAAAAAAGCCAGGGGCTATTTTTTGGCTGCAATAGACCTCAACCTCGTCGATTCCGTGGGCTTCCACCTCGGCCTGGGCTCCGACAGTGAAATCCTTTATGTGACCCAAACCCAGTTTCTGCGGCAATTTGGAGGCAAAGCCGGCGGCGATGACAACTACTTCTGCTGTAAGAACCTCCTCATTCCCCTGCCTGCTAACAGTTATCTCTACGCCCTCGCCCGAAACCGAGATATCATTGACAAAGGTATTGGTTAAATATACCGCCCCCGCTGCCGCTGCCTTTTCCGCCAGGCATCGATCAAAAGCTGCCCTGTCAACAATGTATGCCTGGACGTCATCTTTGTTCACCCTCAAGAACTCCCCCGACGGAGCATACAGTTTGGCCGATTTGGCTTCTCTCAGGATGCAGCTGCCAGTAATGTCAAAAAGGTCCACGCATTCCTTGCCGATGATTCCGGTACAGCACTTCTTTCCACCCGCAGTCTGATGCCTTTCCAGGACCGCCACATTGCGACCTGTCTCAGTCATTTTATAGGCTACCCGACTTCCGGCCGGTCCAGCGCCAATCACGATAACATCATAGTGGCTCATTTCAAGGTACCGCTTTTCAAGAAATGCATCAGGTATCCTCGTCGAAGCAGTTCAAGGCTGACTAGCAAGAGGATCACCCCGCCGATGATTTCAGGGATATAGACGCCAGGGTTACTCGTTCCGCTGTCAAACCATCCTGACAGAGTGTGCCAAAAGTCAGTGTGGGGATATTTAGGAAAGGACCACCCGTCAATGGGCCAGAATAAAGTTTGAGTTGTGCGCCACATGCGATCCAGTATCAGGTGAAACCCAGAACACAAGGCTACAATAAGAACCCCGGCCCTGCCACCTCGCCAGAGGCGGCACAGTCCGATACTCAGGAGAAAAAGGAGGAAAAGCAAGGTGTGCGCGAATATGCGGCCATTGCCGAAGGTGTTGACAAAGAAATAGTCGCCCACCGGTTTATCTATGATGTCCGGCAGCATGGATCCTAGGAGCACCAGCCGATAGTCTATCACCCAACTGCCAGTGTCCGGCGACGAAACATCAGATGACGCCTG
This window contains:
- a CDS encoding NAD(P)/FAD-dependent oxidoreductase: MSHYDVIVIGAGPAGSRVAYKMTETGRNVAVLERHQTAGGKKCCTGIIGKECVDLFDITGSCILREAKSAKLYAPSGEFLRVNKDDVQAYIVDRAAFDRCLAEKAAAAGAVYLTNTFVNDISVSGEGVEITVSRQGNEEVLTAEVVVIAAGFASKLPQKLGLGHIKDFTVGAQAEVEAHGIDEVEVYCSQKIAPGFFAWLVPISQNRARVGLCAYERPGAYLREFAALLASEGKISADTLSISYGGIPLKPLAKTYTNRVLVVGDAAGQAKPTTGGGIYYGLLCADIASQTIQQAFAVNDFSRRRLSQYEKLWKKKLGRELQIDYFARRLYRRLSDKRINDIFSIIRDNNIHQSLLNSSSMSFDWHGELILDGLKRLDPWRQLIGRYIPAYISKALRHTPPHPPGSPS
- a CDS encoding metal-dependent hydrolase — encoded protein: MHKPLPRMGAYLLSQTRPSVYNIQVLIFGHIGITTGIALGLDKALHRKGSSKSSTSQKTQASSDVSSPDTGSWVIDYRLVLLGSMLPDIIDKPVGDYFFVNTFGNGRIFAHTLLFLLFLLSIGLCRLWRGGRAGVLIVALCSGFHLILDRMWRTTQTLFWPIDGWSFPKYPHTDFWHTLSGWFDSGTSNPGVYIPEIIGGVILLLVSLELLRRGYLMHFLKSGTLK